Part of the Labrenzia sp. PHM005 genome is shown below.
GGGTCCACCCAATAGGTTAAAAAGTCCCCGGCATCCGGATCAATGCCATTCAGGGCAAAGGTGATCTGACCATCCCCCTCATTGACATTCACCGTCATATCCTGCGCGACCGGCGCATCATTGACACCGTCCCAAGTCACCATTGCAAGCGCTTCGGAGGTCCCGCCAGCTGAATCTGTAACGACGTAGCGATAAGCCTCCGTCACACTCTGCCCCGCCGCCAAGAAGCTGTAGTCCTGCTGCGGGGTGAAGGTATAGAGGGACGGCCCATTTCCTAGCGTTCCGGTCACATATTGATCGGCGGACTGGCCAGTCGCCAGATCGAAGAATGCGACAGTGTGTGTATCAAATTGATCAGCATCGGTGATCAGGAGCGGAACGGACGCTGTCGCGTCAGAGGCAAGGGCTGATCCAAATGCGCTTACGGCAACCGGCGCATCATTTTCACCTGAGTAAACGATGGTCAGTGTATTCGTTGAGCTGGCACCTGAGTTGTCAGTGACGGTGAAATTGAAATTGTCGTACGCGAATTGACCCTCAGTCAGATAATCATAGGAATCATTTGCCTGGAACGTGTACGTACCATCGCCGTTGTCCAATACCAGTGTCGCGGACAGGCTAAAGCCGAGATCGAATGTAATGGTGTGTGTGTCCTCGGGGTCTGAATCCGTGAAAAGAGGTGTAAAAACGACATCTCCTCCATTTTCATTGGCGACAGCCCATGTCGCCTGTGCAACCGGCGCACTGTTGCCCCCCGAAGACATCGCTGCCATGGGCGCCATCATTGCAAACGCGGCTTCTTCTTCAGCCAGCTCCCCTTCAATGGCTGGTGCGCTAGCCACAGGCGAAGCTCCCGCTGCCCGCTCCTCGAGCAGCGCTGCGGCATTGCCGGTCATCGCATCCAGACCAGCAGACAAACTCGCCAAATCCAAGCGGATGTCGATATCGATCAATGCCTCCAAACCCGTCTCGGTCTGTTCGGTTTGGATGCGAAAATCTTCCGAATTTAGTGTCATGTTCAGCCCTTCCAATTGAGAATCAAATCAAAAGACGAGCTGAGCGATATCATTCAATTTTTAATTGCAAATATTGTCGATAAATACATATAGATGTAAAACTTTAAAATTGCCTCCTGCTATTTATTCCAGGCATATATTTGCCGATTATCCGACCTTTTTTCTAAAGAAACCGGGACCTTAATGCCATCGCGCCCTATTTAGACAATGAACACAAAACGAACTCTGAAGATCGTTGCAACCCATTCGTCAGCCAGATTCACTTGAGGAAAACTGCAGCGCGGCCGCTTGAGGGATATCAAGGCGCAGCCTGAGAGATCATTCGATAGTGGCGCCATGACGACAGATACGCTCTCCTACGCCATGCGCAACGTACCGCGCTACACCAGCTATCCAACCGCACCGCATTTTCACGGTGGGGTTTCGGCCGATGTCTATGCCGATTGGCTGCAATCCATCGGACCTCAAGATACGCTTTCCCTTTATTTGCACGTGCCCTACTGCCGGGAGATTTGTCATTATTGCGGCTGCCATACCAAGGCGACCCGCCAGGACGCCCCATTGAAGGCCTATGCAGATACGCTGTGCCGTGAGATTGAGTTGACTGCAACGCATCTAGAGCAGAGCGGCCCAGTCAAACACATCCACTGGGGCGGCGGCACTCCAAGCCTTTTGCCTAGGGAAAGTCTGGTCGAATTGACTGGTTTGATGCGGAAGCTGTTTACGTTCGACCCAGAACTTGAACATGCCATTGAACTGGATCCGCGCCTGGTTACCCAACCACTTGCTGAAACTTTGGTTCAGGTGGGCGTCAATCGGGCCAGCCTTGGCGTTCAGGACTTTGATCTAGACGTACAAAAGGCGATTGGCCGGGTTCAACCCTACGAAGTGGTCGCAAAAACAACCGGCTACTTACGAGATGCTGGTCTGGATGCGCTCAATTTCGACCTGATGTACGGCCTGCCGGGCCAGAGCGAAGAGACCATACTTGATACGGTCGAAAAGACCTTGTCTCTCAAGCCGGGCCGGATTGCGTTGTTCGGCTATGCCCATGTCCCTTGGATGCGCAAACATCAGCGGTTGATCGATGAAGCGACACTGCCGTCTGCCGCTGAGCGGATCGCACTTGCCGACTTGGCACGCGCAAAACTATTGGATGCTGGCTATGTTGCAGTTGGGCTGGATCACTTCGCCCGGCCGGATGACAGCATGGCCATCGCCCTTAACGACGGTTCTCTGAAACGCAACTTCCAGGGATACACAACTGATCAGGGCGAACAACTTATCGGCTTCGGTGTCTCCTCTATTGGCAAGCTAAGCAGCGGCTTTGTACAAAACCTGCCGGATGTCGGCAGCTGGCACCGGGCAATCGAAGCCGGCAATCTGCCGGTTTCCAAAGGTTTGGCGCTCTCCACCGATGACCGTCTGCGCGGCAAAATCATCGAAGAACTGATGACAAGCTATGCCTGTGATCTCGACGAGGTCTGCGCCACCTTCGACACTGGGCTTCAGGATTTGGAATCGTCGCTCACATCCTTGAATGAACTGGCAGCAGACGGGTTGGTGCAAATCGACCGGGAATTCGGCAATGGCACAAAAGTGCGGGTGACTGACCGGGGACGGCCCTATGTCCGGCTCGCAGCCGCCGCATTCGACGCCTATTTGGCGGATAGCCAGGCAAGCGGTACAGCGCGCCATTCAGCGGCAATTTAAATGGTGAGCTGGTAGCAAACACAAAAAGGCCGGTGAAAATCACCGGCCTTTTTGTTTCAATCAAATACTGAAATAGGAACTTAGTGCATTCCAGTCATTTGGCACAGACCGCACACTTTGTTCAGGTGGATCTTGTCAGAGCGGTCGACACGAATAATGCCGCGGCGCTTCATGTCCGACACCACCCGGCTGACGGTTTCAATGGTCAATCCGAGATAATCGGCAATTTCCTGACGTGTCATATGCAGTTGAAGATCGAATCCATCTGCCGAACCATCATTCGGCCCAACACATCCAAGTCCGCCGCGATCAGGAACAAGGTGTATCAGGAAACTGGCGACCCGCTCCACTGCAGATTTCCGCCCAAGCAAAACGGCGTGTTCGTGCAGGAGCCGCATTTGATTGGTGAGGCTTTTGGTCAGGAGGCGCTGCAATTCAGAAGAATTCTCAACCTGTTTCAGCGAAATCTCGTTAACTTGCGCGTCGGTGAGCGTTTCGGCCGTGCAATCGTTTTCCTCTGTCCCGGAGAAACCAAATAGGTCACCTGGACGCAACACTTCGACAACCTGGCGGCGGCCGTCCGGCAAAAGCTTGTAGAGCATCACCGTTCCACTCACCAGCTCATAGAGGCGCTTGGCTGGATCGCCTTCATAGTAGATTACAGCATGTGTCTCGAAATGAGCCCGCTTTGCGCCGAAATCCTCAAATGATGCCTGCTCGGTTGCACACATCGCAGCAGCCGTCCGGCTCGCACCTGCGCCGTGTCCGTAGCTTCCTGCATCAGTATATGCCATCTGTCCCTCCTTCGCGCAGATCCGCGCGCCGTATTCTGGCTATGACAATGGCCGGTGTTGTAATGACCTGCTCGGATAGCGCCAAGCGGACCATAGCCCCAACCATTCTGCAAAACGTCCCGTCCGACGTTCCGCAATTTGCAGGTTGAACTCTATCTATCAGATCTTGAAGGAGAAATTAGGGTGTCTGCGTAAGAGGAACTACATATGAGTAATTCCGACGCAGGCCATTATGACACAGCGTCGGCCAGCGTCTCTATTGACAGCGGCTTGCGGAGCACAGTCATGCCAGGAAGGTTTTGCATATGCCGGTTTAATCGGGCCTGCGGCTTACCAGATATGGCTATTATGCGGGGAGGCTCGGTGCGGGAATTAAGCTGTCGAGCAACCTCAACGCCGCTCATACCAGGCAAACCAAGGTCGAGAATGACCAAGTCATCCGCCGACACTTCTGCCTCGGTTAAGAACGTTTCGCCATCACTGTAGACTGCTGGATGATAATTGAGTTCACCGAGCACTATCGCTAGCGCATCCGCGACTGCTTCATCATCTTCAACAATGTGTACAACCACCAAGCAAATTCCTTCGGGACTAGCCCTATTACCATCCCCTATCTATAAATACGCGAATTCCTCTTCAGCTGATGTACGCAGTAATACGTTGTCGCACGAATACGTACACTTAAGCGGCCAAGTTTCTTTGAAAACTGCTGCTAACCGGCTGTACCATGACCCAAAACTATGCGCACGAGGTCAGCAGCATTGCGGGCACCAAGTTTTTCCATGATTCGTGCCCGGTGAACCTCAACCGTCCGTGGGCTAATGTTCAAAGAACGCCCGGCTTCCTTGTTGGACGCGCCGCCGGTGATTTCCTTCAAAACTTCCTGTTCCCGCCGGGTCAAAAGGTCAGCCCCTTGGAACGATAATGTTTCTTCACCCGACTGCCGCTGCTTCATGGTTGCAATGCTGTCGCGGACTCTTTCCAGAACCGAATCGGCGGAGAACGGCTTCTCAATAAAGTCGAAGGCCCCATTGCGGATCGCTTCGACAGCCATTGGAATGTCGCCTTGCCCGGAGATAATGAAGATGGGAGCTGGATAGTTTTCTGCGTTCAGAGCCTTCAGAATTTCAATTCCGGACCGGCCGGGCATATGAACGTCAAGCATGACACACGCCGGCACCGTTTTGCTGGCCGACTGAATAAATGCATCTCCATCCGTGAAAGTCTCGACTATGTAGCCTTCCATGTTGAAGAGAACTGACAAGGCATCACGCACCGCAGCATCGTCATCAACAATGTAAATGGCATCTGCGTTCGCTTTCATCGAAAAAATTCCTTTTGTTGCCTTTCGCACCGGCTGGCGGCACTTATTCCTGCAAGGTTTCTTCAGACATGACTGGCAGCGTTAAGAGAAAGGATGCCCCCTCGCCAGGGTCTGTCTGCTCAAGCCTCAAGTCTCCACCGTGATTTTGTGCAATGGACCGGGAAATCGCCAATCCCAGGCCAACACCTTTGTGTTTGCCACCGCTAAATGCCCGGAAGAGCACTTCTGCGACCTCTGCAGAGACCCCTGGACCATTATCTTTTACGCGGAATTCCAATCCTTCACCGCCCAATCGGACAGACAAAGTCACTTTCTTATGTTCTTGATCCGCGATCGCTTCCCGCGCATTGCGTATGAGGTTGATTAGGATTTGGCGAATTTGAACCGGATCCGCCATGAGCGGCGGCAAGTTGTCTTCAACCTCTGATGCCAGGACCGAAGAATCTTCTCCGCTGCCCAGTTCCGCCATTTCCAAGCAAGCCGCCACCAGCTCAGCCACATCAATGGCTGTGCGCTCCGGGGCTTTTCGCTCGACCAACTGACGCATCCGCTGGATGATTTCACTCGCCCGCTCCGCTTCCCGGACAGCTTTTGAAATCACATCAAGGATCTGCGGCGAGATACTGTCGTCAGACGCTGCCTTCCGGGAGACAGACTGCAGATAGAGCATAACCGCCGTGAGCGGCTGATTGAGTTCATGAGCGATTGCCGCGCCCATTTCATCCAGAGCGCTGAGCCGGGTCATATGCACCAACTGGGCCTGCGCTTTTTGCAAACGATCCTCAATTTGTTTTCGCGGACGCAAATCTCTGAGAATGCCGATGAACTGCCGGCCTTCAGGTGTCGACGCCTCGCCGACGGACAACTCTACGGGGAATACTGTGCCGTCCTTGTGTTGACCCTGCACTTCCCGGCCGATGCCGATGATCTTCTTCTGACCCGTATCAAGATAGTTTTGGACATAGCGGTCATGCGCGTTAGCGTAGTCGAACGGCATAATCCGGGTCACATTTTCGCCGAGCAACTCTGAAGCGCAAAACCCGAACAGCTTTTCGCACGCTTTGTTAAACGCCAAAATCTGGCATTTGGCGTTGATGACAATGATGCCATCGACAGCGGTATTAAACACGCTGTCCAAGCGTGCTTCTGATATTGCCGCGGCAACATCACCTCTGTCGATCACACTGTCTTCAGCCATCCCAAAACCCCGATGGAATTCATCTCCCATCAAGCTTTACGGATTTTCACTTAGTCCAGCAACCCGTCTTTAATCTAAATCTCTGGCAACCAAACGCTAATTCTCTGAATAGCTTCCTCAAGGTCACCCCGGCTGCGGGCGAAACACAAGCGGATATGGTTTTCGCCCCCAGCGCCAAAAGCTGTACCCGGCGCCAGCCCAACACCGGTCTGGCGTACACAATCCATCGCGAATTGACGCGTATCTGTAATCCCATCAATGGAGAAAAACAGGTAAAACGCGCCTTGTGGCGCAGACAACTTGATGCGATCCAACGCGCCAAGTCCGCCGACAACGCAATCCCGCCCCTCACGCGCGAGTTGTACCTGTTTATCCAAAAACGGCTGTCCATCGCGCAAAGCGGTTAAGGCAGCTCTTTGGGAAAACGCGGGCACTCCGGAAGTTGAATACTGAATAAGATTCTCAATTACCTGCCCGAGCTCCGGTGGCGCAGATATCCAGCCAACCCGCCATCCAGTCATCGCCCAGTTCTTGGACATAGAATTCACGTAGATGATCTGATCATCGTCTTCGGCGATGTCAAAAAAGGACGGCGCTCGAGGGCCTGCGCCATAATAAAAAAGCGCATAGATTTCATCAGCAATGATCCACAAACCATGTTTGCGGGCCAGATTGAGGACTTCCTTCAGCGACTCTTCATCGGCAACCCAACCAGAGGGATTGCAGGGGGTATTCAAGA
Proteins encoded:
- a CDS encoding Ig-like domain-containing protein, which codes for MTLNSEDFRIQTEQTETGLEALIDIDIRLDLASLSAGLDAMTGNAAALLEERAAGASPVASAPAIEGELAEEEAAFAMMAPMAAMSSGGNSAPVAQATWAVANENGGDVVFTPLFTDSDPEDTHTITFDLGFSLSATLVLDNGDGTYTFQANDSYDYLTEGQFAYDNFNFTVTDNSGASSTNTLTIVYSGENDAPVAVSAFGSALASDATASVPLLITDADQFDTHTVAFFDLATGQSADQYVTGTLGNGPSLYTFTPQQDYSFLAAGQSVTEAYRYVVTDSAGGTSEALAMVTWDGVNDAPVAQDMTVNVNEGDGQITFALNGIDPDAGDFLTYWVDPWAGPDGPIGPGTLTSHPDGTVTYDFGDFYDYLGAGQTAIETFFYSVTDSFGESSMATGTIVIQGEGSAPVAGDIYLLASENDTSASALLPSAGTGGIDTIEFYKVEGGMRGAQVFPSETPSGAETLYGFDSQMNYDYLLLGETVTEIYEYVPIENGVEGSNQQIYVTYEGEDDAPVANNFGITVSEDDLAFNFTPDFLDPDANDYHTVTFMPGGTHPPSGLTDVYDNFDGTFRYANDFDAFGYLNDGETATETFEFTVTDSNWQSSTAIMTVTIVGQEDPII
- the hemN gene encoding oxygen-independent coproporphyrinogen III oxidase: MTTDTLSYAMRNVPRYTSYPTAPHFHGGVSADVYADWLQSIGPQDTLSLYLHVPYCREICHYCGCHTKATRQDAPLKAYADTLCREIELTATHLEQSGPVKHIHWGGGTPSLLPRESLVELTGLMRKLFTFDPELEHAIELDPRLVTQPLAETLVQVGVNRASLGVQDFDLDVQKAIGRVQPYEVVAKTTGYLRDAGLDALNFDLMYGLPGQSEETILDTVEKTLSLKPGRIALFGYAHVPWMRKHQRLIDEATLPSAAERIALADLARAKLLDAGYVAVGLDHFARPDDSMAIALNDGSLKRNFQGYTTDQGEQLIGFGVSSIGKLSSGFVQNLPDVGSWHRAIEAGNLPVSKGLALSTDDRLRGKIIEELMTSYACDLDEVCATFDTGLQDLESSLTSLNELAADGLVQIDREFGNGTKVRVTDRGRPYVRLAAAAFDAYLADSQASGTARHSAAI
- a CDS encoding Crp/Fnr family transcriptional regulator, producing MAYTDAGSYGHGAGASRTAAAMCATEQASFEDFGAKRAHFETHAVIYYEGDPAKRLYELVSGTVMLYKLLPDGRRQVVEVLRPGDLFGFSGTEENDCTAETLTDAQVNEISLKQVENSSELQRLLTKSLTNQMRLLHEHAVLLGRKSAVERVASFLIHLVPDRGGLGCVGPNDGSADGFDLQLHMTRQEIADYLGLTIETVSRVVSDMKRRGIIRVDRSDKIHLNKVCGLCQMTGMH
- a CDS encoding response regulator is translated as MVVHIVEDDEAVADALAIVLGELNYHPAVYSDGETFLTEAEVSADDLVILDLGLPGMSGVEVARQLNSRTEPPRIIAISGKPQARLNRHMQNLPGMTVLRKPLSIETLADAVS
- a CDS encoding response regulator transcription factor; the protein is MKANADAIYIVDDDAAVRDALSVLFNMEGYIVETFTDGDAFIQSASKTVPACVMLDVHMPGRSGIEILKALNAENYPAPIFIISGQGDIPMAVEAIRNGAFDFIEKPFSADSVLERVRDSIATMKQRQSGEETLSFQGADLLTRREQEVLKEITGGASNKEAGRSLNISPRTVEVHRARIMEKLGARNAADLVRIVLGHGTAG
- a CDS encoding nitrogen regulation protein NR(II), with amino-acid sequence MAEDSVIDRGDVAAAISEARLDSVFNTAVDGIIVINAKCQILAFNKACEKLFGFCASELLGENVTRIMPFDYANAHDRYVQNYLDTGQKKIIGIGREVQGQHKDGTVFPVELSVGEASTPEGRQFIGILRDLRPRKQIEDRLQKAQAQLVHMTRLSALDEMGAAIAHELNQPLTAVMLYLQSVSRKAASDDSISPQILDVISKAVREAERASEIIQRMRQLVERKAPERTAIDVAELVAACLEMAELGSGEDSSVLASEVEDNLPPLMADPVQIRQILINLIRNAREAIADQEHKKVTLSVRLGGEGLEFRVKDNGPGVSAEVAEVLFRAFSGGKHKGVGLGLAISRSIAQNHGGDLRLEQTDPGEGASFLLTLPVMSEETLQE
- a CDS encoding pyridoxal phosphate-dependent aminotransferase, with the translated sequence MTALFDKLSPESRHAPESGIVEVFNAGWGREDLIPLWAGEGDLPTPDFICAAAKQSLDAGETFYTFQRGIPELREALADYHQALYSRKFSAERFFVTGSGMQSIQLAVQALASAGDEVLVPTPAWPNIEAAVGLRGAVPVSVPMRLENSGWRLDITDLEAAITPKTVAIFLNTPCNPSGWVADEESLKEVLNLARKHGLWIIADEIYALFYYGAGPRAPSFFDIAEDDDQIIYVNSMSKNWAMTGWRVGWISAPPELGQVIENLIQYSTSGVPAFSQRAALTALRDGQPFLDKQVQLAREGRDCVVGGLGALDRIKLSAPQGAFYLFFSIDGITDTRQFAMDCVRQTGVGLAPGTAFGAGGENHIRLCFARSRGDLEEAIQRISVWLPEI